The uncultured Cohaesibacter sp. genome window below encodes:
- the gor gene encoding glutathione-disulfide reductase, with amino-acid sequence MSDYDYDLFVIGAGSGGVRAARMAATYGARVAVAEEYRVGGTCVIRGCVPKKLMVYASKFSHDFADAAGFGWTVGETSFDWSTLIKRKDAEIDRLNGLYVKNLERHNVEIIQSRAEIQAPHRIWLSREERHVTAKYILVATGGRPNMPQDLPGVEHLITSNEVFHLDEMPKRVVVVGAGYIALEFACIFNGLGAETTVLYRGEEILRGFDDEIRATLHEEMEGRGITIITEDNLASVEKHDNGLTVKTIAGRSLEADQVLSAIGRSPYTNGLGLNRVGVELGRNGAIKVDEYNRTNVDHIFAVGDVTDRVNLTPVAIREGAALAETLFNNNPTTTDYENIATAVFTQPEIGTVGMTEAQAKEAFGNLDIYSAKFRPMKNTLAGNDEKMLMKIIVAADSGKVVGCHILGPDAGEMSQLLGIAIKMGATKADFDATVAVHPTAAEELVTMKEPSRRVRKDG; translated from the coding sequence ATGAGCGACTATGATTATGATCTGTTTGTGATCGGAGCAGGCTCCGGCGGTGTCCGGGCGGCCCGCATGGCAGCAACCTATGGCGCCAGGGTCGCTGTAGCCGAAGAATATCGCGTCGGTGGGACATGCGTGATCCGCGGCTGCGTGCCCAAGAAACTCATGGTCTATGCCTCCAAATTCTCCCACGACTTTGCCGACGCTGCCGGGTTCGGATGGACCGTTGGGGAAACTTCGTTTGACTGGTCGACGCTCATCAAGCGCAAGGATGCCGAGATCGATCGTCTCAATGGTCTTTACGTCAAGAATCTCGAGCGCCACAATGTCGAGATCATCCAGTCTCGTGCCGAAATTCAGGCACCGCACCGGATCTGGCTGTCACGCGAGGAGCGTCACGTCACCGCAAAATATATTCTGGTGGCAACCGGTGGGCGTCCAAACATGCCGCAGGATCTGCCCGGCGTGGAACATCTCATCACCTCCAACGAAGTCTTCCATCTGGACGAAATGCCCAAGCGTGTTGTCGTCGTTGGCGCTGGCTATATCGCCCTCGAATTTGCGTGCATTTTCAACGGGCTGGGTGCGGAAACCACCGTGCTTTACCGGGGTGAGGAAATCCTGCGCGGCTTTGATGATGAAATCCGTGCGACGCTGCACGAGGAAATGGAAGGGCGCGGCATTACGATCATCACCGAGGACAATCTGGCTTCCGTCGAAAAGCATGACAACGGCCTGACGGTCAAGACGATTGCCGGTCGGTCGCTGGAGGCTGATCAGGTTCTCTCTGCCATCGGTCGTTCGCCTTATACCAACGGGCTTGGCCTCAACAGGGTCGGGGTGGAACTCGGTCGCAACGGTGCCATCAAGGTCGATGAATACAACCGCACCAACGTTGATCACATCTTCGCCGTCGGCGACGTGACGGACCGGGTCAACCTTACTCCTGTCGCGATCCGGGAAGGGGCTGCGCTCGCAGAAACCCTGTTCAACAACAATCCGACGACGACGGATTACGAGAATATCGCCACAGCCGTCTTCACCCAGCCTGAAATCGGCACGGTCGGCATGACGGAGGCGCAAGCCAAGGAGGCGTTCGGCAATCTTGACATCTATTCGGCCAAGTTCCGTCCGATGAAAAACACGCTGGCAGGCAACGACGAAAAGATGCTGATGAAGATCATCGTCGCAGCCGATAGCGGCAAGGTTGTCGGCTGTCACATTCTTGGCCCTGATGCCGGCGAGATGTCCCAGCTTCTCGGGATCGCCATCAAGATGGGCGCGACCAAGGCCGACTTTGACGCAACGGTTGCCGTCCATCCAACAGCAGCCGAAGAGCTTGTCACCATGAAGGAACCGTCCCGGCGGGTACGCAAGGACGGGTGA
- a CDS encoding gamma-glutamylcyclotransferase family protein codes for MTFEDLLANPSDWVAYFGYGSLVNDKTRNAESFGVAGRLKGYRRHWSIWEASPERRAFGMHGAAALSVTPKPDAYCDGLLVFDQKSHLPQVDIREAHYSRVKIDLADFQTDQPLPDQIDCYIYVGQPALTSEADPKFPILQSYIDAVMQGFLQKFGEVGMMRFVEETDGWHTPILKDRDRPFYPRSVELSLEEARLVDLYVSTTGAPMVTPDQLLP; via the coding sequence GTGACATTTGAAGATCTTCTGGCTAACCCTTCTGACTGGGTCGCCTATTTCGGCTATGGTTCTCTGGTCAATGACAAAACAAGAAATGCCGAAAGCTTTGGTGTGGCCGGACGGCTCAAGGGTTATCGTCGCCACTGGTCGATCTGGGAAGCCAGCCCGGAACGGCGCGCCTTCGGGATGCATGGAGCGGCTGCCCTTTCGGTAACCCCGAAACCCGATGCCTATTGTGACGGGCTGTTGGTCTTTGACCAGAAGAGCCACCTGCCGCAAGTGGACATCAGGGAAGCGCACTATAGTCGTGTGAAGATCGACCTTGCTGATTTCCAGACCGATCAACCGCTGCCAGACCAGATCGATTGCTATATCTATGTTGGTCAGCCAGCGCTCACCAGCGAAGCCGACCCGAAATTCCCCATTCTGCAATCGTATATCGATGCGGTCATGCAGGGGTTTCTGCAAAAGTTCGGCGAAGTCGGCATGATGCGGTTTGTCGAGGAAACCGATGGCTGGCACACTCCGATTCTCAAGGACAGGGACAGGCCTTTCTACCCGCGCAGTGTCGAATTGTCGCTGGAAGAGGCGCGGCTGGTGGATCTCTATGTTTCAACCACCGGCGCTCCCATGGTAACGCCAGACCAGTTGCTGCCCTGA
- a CDS encoding DUF2059 domain-containing protein, with protein MKKSALASMLSAVVLCAGMSASALAQDAKTNADANAAQPVAVDTHLQAAIAVVKQTGTLPAYSDALKNIVLNSKRWLIRENPSAEKDIIATVDEIAQQYKDDNDQMAQSVAVAWTRYLKEDELKEVLAFFKTPTGQKFASYQPRILGESVRGIQEFSAIMTNLIVKAAKEQLNTKGYKFSE; from the coding sequence TGAAAAAATCTGCCCTTGCTTCCATGCTGTCGGCTGTTGTGCTCTGCGCAGGCATGTCTGCTTCTGCTCTGGCTCAGGACGCCAAAACGAACGCGGACGCCAATGCTGCCCAGCCGGTAGCGGTTGATACGCATTTGCAGGCGGCCATCGCGGTCGTGAAACAGACAGGCACTCTGCCTGCCTATTCAGATGCGTTGAAAAACATCGTGCTGAATTCCAAACGGTGGCTGATCCGCGAAAATCCGTCTGCTGAAAAGGACATCATTGCCACTGTTGACGAAATTGCTCAGCAGTACAAGGATGACAACGATCAGATGGCCCAGTCGGTAGCCGTGGCCTGGACCCGCTATCTGAAGGAAGACGAACTCAAGGAAGTTCTGGCCTTCTTCAAGACCCCGACCGGTCAGAAGTTTGCAAGCTACCAGCCGCGCATCCTCGGCGAATCCGTTCGCGGCATTCAGGAGTTCTCCGCGATCATGACGAACCTCATCGTCAAGGCAGCCAAGGAACAGCTGAACACCAAAGGCTACAAGTTCTCCGAATAG
- a CDS encoding GNAT family N-acetyltransferase, with protein sequence MPSPRSINEEGRETSSSLSAGDLTFDLLSGADVEAATRCGLDAWCGVIGGNSFDFSANDITEMEAQLHAFMMYYAAGQADPHDLLTLAKVDGAVVGFCALDCSAAYLSDLCVDPLWQRHGVGAALMEDARGKLRQAGQDHLMLEVFAQNTRACGFYRKQGLEVVERKVKYDPLLKRNLLKMVMRQPL encoded by the coding sequence ATGCCATCACCGCGCAGCATCAACGAAGAGGGGCGAGAAACATCCTCGTCTCTCTCCGCAGGAGATTTGACCTTCGATCTGTTGAGCGGCGCAGATGTCGAAGCGGCGACCCGATGCGGCCTTGACGCATGGTGCGGCGTGATCGGCGGCAATTCCTTTGATTTTTCTGCTAATGACATCACGGAGATGGAGGCACAACTCCATGCCTTCATGATGTATTATGCCGCAGGTCAAGCCGATCCGCATGATCTGCTGACCCTTGCCAAGGTTGATGGAGCTGTTGTCGGCTTTTGTGCGCTGGATTGTTCCGCCGCCTATCTATCGGATCTGTGTGTCGATCCGCTCTGGCAGAGGCACGGGGTCGGAGCGGCTCTGATGGAGGATGCTCGCGGCAAGCTGCGACAGGCGGGACAAGACCATCTGATGCTGGAAGTTTTTGCGCAAAACACCCGCGCCTGCGGCTTTTATCGCAAGCAGGGGCTTGAGGTGGTGGAACGCAAGGTGAAATATGATCCCCTGTTGAAACGCAATCTGCTTAAAATGGTTATGCGGCAGCCTTTGTAG